The following coding sequences lie in one Mustelus asterias chromosome 6, sMusAst1.hap1.1, whole genome shotgun sequence genomic window:
- the btf3 gene encoding transcription factor BTF3, whose translation MKEIIMNQEKLAKLQAQVRIGGKGTARRKKKVVHRTATADDKKLQFSLKKLGVNNISGIEEVNMFTNQGTVIHFNNPKVQASLAANTFTITGHAETKQLTEMLPSILNQLGADSLTSLRRLAESLPKQPVDSKAPLASGEDDDDEVPDLVENFDEASKNEAS comes from the exons ATGAAAGAAATAATAATGAATCAAGAAAAACTTGCCAAGCTGCAAGCCCAAGTTCGCATTGGTGGAAAG GGTACTGCCCGCAGAAAGAAGAAGGTTGTCCATAGAACAGCAACAGCAGATGACAAAAAACTGCAATTCTCTTTAAAGAAGCTTGGTGTGAATAATATTTCCGGTATTGAAGAG GTGAACATGTTCACAAACCAGGGAACGGTCATTCATTTCAATAATCCTAAAGTTCAGGCTTCGCTTGCTGCAAATACGTTTACGATCACGGGGCATGCAGAGACTAAACAGCTGACTGAAATGTTGCCCAGTATCCTGAATCAACTTGGAGCCGATAGCCTGACCAGCTTGAGGCGGCTGGCAGAGTCGCTGCCTAAACAAC CTGTGGACAGCAAAGCACCACTTGCTTCTGGTGAAGACGATGATGATGAAGTTCCAG ATCTTGTTGAAAATTTTGATGAGGCTTCAAAGAATGAAGCAAGTTGA